The Dethiosulfovibrio peptidovorans genome includes a window with the following:
- a CDS encoding GntR family transcriptional regulator, whose product MLEVPLNRSSKLPLYRQIAIHLERMIQVGALSVGEQLPGTRRFADNLGVSRMTVIEAYRVLEDQGLLIQRGRSGAYVTGASRCVEKGDDPDVALWIMNGEAPTPNLMPVSALTAIVRDVLCRDVAVALGESPLEGFPDLRHALVAHGASRGIPADWRDVVLTSGGRQGLMVSFASLRRVGVRTVLMDWFNYPDAPVMAREAGLRVLPFPRLGDPREAMECIEADGAVYLVPSFANPTGATMDGALRESILALARRRSIWIVEDDAYGELRYGDTSVPALRALDDGHRILYLGSFSQALFPGLRLGYALVPDELRPMFLLSLNCCGGPPSSLIQHVVRWFITSGGLASALERTRVEMACRMGLLCSELGYRFSRPFLRPQGGIYLWFESPGIDGDQAQDLAREEGVLVSSGRRFALNGESVSAVRLSVSGISAQEIPQAAAALSHAWKGALDQER is encoded by the coding sequence ATGTTAGAAGTCCCCTTGAATCGATCATCTAAGCTTCCTCTGTATCGTCAGATAGCCATTCATCTGGAACGCATGATTCAGGTAGGGGCTCTGTCTGTAGGGGAGCAACTGCCTGGGACTCGACGGTTTGCCGATAATCTGGGGGTGAGCCGGATGACCGTCATTGAGGCATACAGGGTGTTGGAGGATCAAGGGCTTTTGATTCAGCGAGGTCGGAGTGGGGCCTATGTCACAGGGGCCTCTCGATGCGTTGAAAAAGGAGACGATCCTGACGTGGCTTTGTGGATCATGAATGGGGAAGCCCCGACGCCCAACCTTATGCCTGTATCGGCTCTTACTGCGATTGTTCGGGATGTGCTTTGTCGGGATGTGGCAGTGGCTCTTGGGGAAAGTCCACTTGAGGGGTTTCCCGATCTCCGTCATGCTCTGGTGGCACATGGGGCATCCCGGGGAATTCCCGCTGATTGGAGGGACGTGGTTCTCACGTCAGGCGGTCGTCAGGGGCTGATGGTTTCCTTCGCTTCTCTCCGTCGGGTCGGGGTTCGGACGGTACTTATGGACTGGTTCAATTATCCCGATGCTCCGGTTATGGCGAGAGAGGCTGGGCTCCGTGTGCTCCCCTTTCCCCGGCTGGGTGACCCTCGGGAGGCTATGGAATGTATCGAAGCTGACGGAGCGGTCTATCTGGTCCCAAGTTTTGCCAACCCGACGGGGGCAACGATGGATGGGGCTCTCCGGGAATCAATTCTGGCTTTAGCCAGGCGCAGAAGCATATGGATCGTCGAGGACGATGCCTACGGTGAGCTTCGCTACGGTGATACCAGTGTGCCAGCGTTGAGAGCTCTGGATGACGGCCACAGGATTCTCTACCTGGGATCCTTCAGTCAAGCCCTTTTCCCGGGGCTCCGGTTGGGATACGCCCTGGTCCCTGATGAACTTCGGCCGATGTTTCTTCTGTCTCTGAACTGCTGCGGCGGTCCTCCGTCGTCGTTGATCCAACATGTGGTTCGTTGGTTCATTACCTCGGGAGGTCTGGCCTCAGCCTTGGAGCGGACCAGAGTCGAGATGGCCTGTCGGATGGGACTCCTTTGCTCGGAGTTGGGATATCGATTCTCTCGGCCCTTTCTCCGTCCTCAAGGTGGAATTTATCTGTGGTTTGAGTCCCCCGGTATTGATGGAGATCAGGCTCAGGATTTGGCCCGGGAGGAAGGTGTTTTGGTGTCGTCAGGTCGGCGTTTTGCTCTGAACGGTGAATCAGTATCGGCGGTCAGGCTCTCTGTGAGTGGAATTTCTGCGCAGGAGATCCCTCAAGCCGCAGCGGCCCTGAGTCATGCTTGGAAAGGGGCCCTCGATCAGGAGCGGTAG
- the asnC gene encoding asparagine--tRNA ligase (catalyzes a two-step reaction, first charging an asparagine molecule by linking its carboxyl group to the alpha-phosphate of ATP, followed by transfer of the aminoacyl-adenylate to its tRNA), with product MTSCIRIKDMPQHVGENVVIKGWMYNKRSSGKIHFLQIRDGSGFVQAVMVKKEVSDDAFEEGKKLWIEASIQITGTVRADERAPSGVELTVTDLQVLHNPDQEYPIGKKDHGVDFLLDNRHLWIRSQRQRAIMIIREHIVWTWRKYLRDRGFLLIDSPILTGAVGEGASGLFELDYFDQTAYLAQTGQLYAEAAAAAYGKVYCFGPTFRAEKSKTRRHLTEFWMLEPEMAFYDHKDCLDLEEDLVRVTVTEVLDGCSKELALLERDTAPLRAITEGPFYRLSYRDAVTRLNQLGSSISFGDDLGAQDETILTQQYDRPVFVECYPKGAKAFYMKENPDDPETVLCADLLAPEGYGEIIGGSQREDDLDKLLARMESDRMDTESYQWYLDLRRYGTFVHSGFGIGLERTVAWICGLHHIREVIPWPRTIYRLNP from the coding sequence ATGACATCGTGTATCAGAATCAAGGATATGCCCCAGCACGTCGGGGAAAACGTGGTTATCAAAGGATGGATGTACAACAAGAGGAGCTCTGGGAAGATTCATTTCCTTCAGATTCGGGATGGATCGGGCTTCGTACAGGCCGTCATGGTGAAGAAGGAGGTTTCCGACGACGCATTTGAGGAAGGGAAAAAACTCTGGATTGAGGCCTCCATCCAGATTACCGGCACAGTACGAGCAGACGAGCGGGCACCGTCGGGCGTGGAATTGACCGTCACCGATCTTCAAGTTCTCCATAACCCAGATCAGGAATACCCTATCGGGAAAAAAGACCACGGTGTCGATTTTCTTCTGGATAACCGTCACCTCTGGATACGGAGCCAGAGACAGCGGGCTATCATGATCATCCGAGAGCACATCGTCTGGACGTGGAGAAAATACCTCCGTGATCGTGGGTTCCTTCTGATAGACAGCCCTATCCTCACAGGGGCCGTTGGAGAGGGAGCATCTGGACTCTTTGAGCTGGACTACTTCGATCAAACAGCCTATCTGGCTCAGACGGGGCAGCTCTACGCGGAAGCAGCGGCGGCGGCCTATGGAAAAGTCTATTGTTTCGGCCCTACCTTCCGGGCGGAGAAATCCAAAACTCGCCGACACCTCACCGAATTCTGGATGCTTGAACCCGAGATGGCCTTCTACGACCACAAAGACTGCTTAGATCTTGAGGAAGACCTCGTTCGCGTCACCGTCACCGAGGTTTTGGACGGCTGTTCCAAGGAATTGGCCTTGCTCGAGCGGGACACGGCGCCCCTTCGAGCCATCACAGAGGGACCGTTCTATCGGCTCTCATACAGGGACGCCGTGACCAGACTCAACCAATTGGGGAGTTCCATATCCTTCGGTGACGACCTGGGAGCCCAGGATGAGACCATCCTCACCCAGCAATACGACCGCCCCGTCTTCGTAGAATGCTACCCCAAAGGAGCCAAGGCCTTCTACATGAAGGAGAACCCTGACGACCCCGAGACGGTGCTCTGCGCGGACCTCTTGGCGCCGGAGGGATATGGGGAAATCATCGGAGGTTCCCAACGAGAGGACGATCTGGATAAGCTCCTCGCCCGCATGGAGTCGGACAGAATGGACACAGAGTCCTACCAGTGGTATCTCGACCTCAGGCGCTACGGAACGTTCGTCCATAGCGGCTTCGGTATCGGCTTGGAGAGAACTGTGGCCTGGATATGTGGCCTTCATCACATCCGTGAGGTTATTCCCTGGCCCAGAACGATCTATCGCCTTAATCCGTAA
- a CDS encoding ATP-NAD kinase, with amino-acid sequence MGPRCGVCLHDGALFVVGEDEFVKIGLIVNPIAGLGGTVALKGTDGDGNSRRARELGASPMASVRASLAITTAVRESSGIPVAWMTSSGSMGGQILDSLGIVPDLSVPVDEPSSREDTLRSAAIMAERGADLLVIVGGDGTARDVCSVIGQSISVIGVPAGVKIHSGVFARTPLLAGELLGRILRGYDVEYGLSEVMDIDEKVFRAGRLDVRLFGYLSVPVEPRAMQVRKSGRHQDTAAFALDELAAAMIELMEDGALYLMGSGSTVKAVTDRLGCPGTLLGIDAVLNGETVALDMTTGDIVECMKRHQNRTHIVVSPIGGQGFLFGRGNQQFSPAVIRSVGRNRIHVIAAPSKMTELFGRPFSVDTGDLQLDRYLQGMYRVLTGYGRYLMWPIR; translated from the coding sequence ATGGGGCCCCGGTGTGGAGTTTGTCTCCACGACGGGGCCCTCTTTGTCGTCGGGGAGGATGAATTCGTGAAGATCGGGCTGATCGTGAATCCCATCGCAGGACTGGGGGGTACTGTCGCTCTGAAAGGGACCGATGGAGACGGCAATTCTCGTCGAGCTCGGGAGTTGGGGGCATCCCCCATGGCCTCCGTACGAGCGTCTCTCGCCATCACTACGGCTGTCAGGGAGAGTTCCGGCATTCCCGTCGCCTGGATGACCTCCTCGGGAAGTATGGGGGGGCAAATCCTGGACTCTCTCGGTATCGTTCCTGACCTGTCCGTCCCCGTGGACGAGCCGTCGTCCAGGGAGGATACCCTGAGAAGTGCGGCGATCATGGCTGAGAGAGGAGCAGATCTCTTAGTTATCGTTGGAGGTGATGGAACGGCTCGAGATGTCTGTTCCGTGATTGGTCAGTCGATTTCGGTCATAGGTGTTCCCGCTGGCGTCAAGATTCACTCTGGGGTTTTTGCTCGAACACCTCTTCTGGCCGGAGAGCTTCTGGGCAGAATTTTAAGAGGTTATGACGTGGAGTATGGCCTCTCCGAGGTAATGGACATCGACGAAAAGGTCTTTCGAGCGGGAAGGCTTGACGTCAGGCTTTTCGGATATCTCTCTGTTCCGGTGGAGCCTCGAGCGATGCAGGTGAGAAAATCGGGAAGACATCAAGATACTGCGGCTTTTGCTCTTGATGAACTGGCGGCAGCGATGATCGAACTCATGGAGGATGGGGCTCTCTATCTTATGGGGTCGGGGTCGACGGTTAAAGCCGTGACAGACCGGCTCGGTTGCCCGGGAACCCTTCTGGGCATTGACGCCGTTTTGAACGGTGAGACCGTCGCTTTGGATATGACCACCGGAGATATCGTGGAATGTATGAAGCGCCACCAAAATCGAACCCATATCGTCGTAAGCCCTATCGGTGGGCAGGGATTTCTCTTTGGTCGAGGTAACCAGCAATTCAGCCCTGCGGTGATCCGTTCCGTAGGGAGGAATCGAATCCACGTGATTGCCGCTCCCAGTAAGATGACAGAGCTATTCGGTCGCCCCTTCAGTGTGGACACGGGAGATCTTCAGCTTGATCGGTATCTCCAGGGTATGTACAGGGTTCTTACCGGATACGGCCGCTACCTCATGTGGCCTATTCGGTGA
- a CDS encoding AMP-dependent synthetase, which translates to MRRDGRRIDKVVRGVWSCRDDDLLWWDGEWWSVGRLFDLADRTTDVLRNGGFAAGSRLVVFMPNCPALLGLALAVWRLEGTLVPLNPQGGAEALLSAVFHADPTALIVEEAWVSKLSGIEKTAEVPIVALASDGALETYTGTESVPSDSHVAVLFSTSGTTGRPKVVPLTHENILSNLEQSLQLVNILKPCDVFLNVLPNFHTLGLVTSALLPLIAGNRQAVVPIFMPPDRVLRAITAARVTVIVGVPTMLHLMVGAAAKAGSTFDSLRVVLSGGDRFPPALDERVRRVFGVPVLEGYGLTECSPVLAVNPTYERRRLGTVGPLLEKIEAKVLDSDGNSVMLGEEGVLWVRGPSVASGYFKDPEMTEKKFVDGWFNTGDVVVMDDERYVRIVDRASDMIIVGGFNVYPQEVEAILTSHPGVMEAATVGRPNSLSGQVPCAYVSVVPEGPPSPEELIVYCKERLAHYKVPRRIEIVQDFPRNSMGKILRRILREALEEQARQQR; encoded by the coding sequence ATGAGGAGAGATGGTCGTCGAATTGATAAGGTCGTCAGGGGGGTGTGGTCTTGCCGAGACGACGACCTGCTCTGGTGGGACGGTGAGTGGTGGTCTGTCGGACGCCTCTTCGATTTGGCCGATAGGACGACCGATGTATTGAGGAATGGGGGTTTTGCAGCGGGGAGTCGTCTGGTGGTTTTTATGCCCAACTGTCCGGCTCTGCTCGGTCTCGCTTTGGCCGTATGGCGGCTTGAGGGGACTCTCGTTCCCTTGAATCCCCAGGGGGGAGCCGAGGCGTTGCTCTCGGCTGTTTTTCATGCCGATCCGACGGCACTGATTGTGGAGGAGGCGTGGGTCTCCAAACTGAGTGGGATTGAGAAAACCGCTGAGGTTCCGATCGTCGCTCTTGCCTCGGACGGTGCGTTGGAGACCTATACAGGTACGGAGAGCGTTCCGTCCGATTCCCATGTGGCTGTCCTGTTCTCAACCTCGGGAACTACCGGCCGGCCCAAGGTCGTGCCTCTTACCCACGAGAATATCCTGTCCAATCTGGAACAGTCCCTTCAGCTGGTGAATATTCTGAAGCCCTGTGACGTTTTTCTCAACGTGCTGCCGAATTTTCATACATTGGGGCTTGTTACCAGTGCTCTGTTGCCTCTGATTGCTGGCAATCGGCAGGCTGTGGTGCCGATATTTATGCCTCCTGACAGGGTTCTTCGGGCGATTACTGCCGCTCGGGTTACGGTGATCGTGGGTGTTCCCACCATGCTGCACCTCATGGTGGGAGCAGCCGCAAAGGCTGGATCGACTTTTGATTCTCTTAGGGTTGTCCTCAGTGGCGGTGATCGCTTTCCACCGGCATTGGATGAACGGGTTCGGAGGGTCTTTGGGGTCCCTGTGCTGGAAGGCTACGGCTTGACTGAGTGCTCTCCCGTCTTGGCAGTGAATCCTACATATGAACGGCGCCGGTTGGGTACGGTAGGCCCCTTACTGGAGAAGATCGAAGCGAAGGTGCTCGATTCTGACGGAAACTCTGTTATGCTTGGTGAGGAGGGAGTCCTTTGGGTCCGGGGCCCCTCAGTGGCTTCTGGGTATTTTAAGGATCCTGAAATGACGGAGAAAAAGTTTGTAGACGGCTGGTTCAACACGGGGGATGTCGTCGTCATGGATGACGAGCGATATGTTCGGATCGTGGATCGAGCCAGCGACATGATTATTGTCGGCGGTTTCAACGTCTACCCCCAGGAGGTTGAGGCAATTTTGACGAGCCATCCTGGAGTTATGGAGGCCGCGACCGTTGGGCGTCCCAACTCTTTAAGTGGGCAGGTGCCCTGTGCGTACGTGTCGGTGGTACCTGAAGGGCCCCCTTCGCCCGAGGAGCTTATCGTCTATTGCAAGGAACGTTTGGCTCACTATAAAGTTCCGCGTCGAATTGAGATCGTGCAGGATTTCCCCCGAAACAGTATGGGGAAAATCCTGCGTCGAATCCTTCGAGAGGCTCTGGAGGAGCAGGCGAGACAACAGAGATAG
- a CDS encoding glycine dehydrogenase subunit 2, producing the protein MERAARDQIFHQARWNEPIVFELSEPGQRGIIVPEVGADMEASVGDGVSSIPSSVRRDDLPDLPELGQLQVLRHFNHLAQENLGVDLNIDIGQGTCTMKYSPKVNESFVSSPKMADIHPLQDETTVQGALEIMYRLGEFFKEISGLDYFSLQPGGGSHGALAMASMVRAYFKDQGQEDVRDQVITTFFSHPADAAVPIVKGYSVTVVPPDEYGLPDLEAFKAALSERTAAIFFTNPEDTGIFNSRITEFTRLAKEVGALRCYDQANANGLLGITRAREADFDISFFNLHKTFSSPHGCGGPATGLVAAREFLREYLPAPVVIRRMDGEYGLDWDLPRSCGKVKSFYGTLPAIVRAYAWIMSLGADGLREVSRVAVLNNNYVMKRLLAIRGCSMSFPDHAPRVEQVRYSWEKLKEETGFGTGDVQRRTADFGTHYWSSHEPWVIPEPFTIEPSESYSKADLDRYCDILTRIASECYSDPEVIRHAPHNSSIHHVDHDVLDDPERWAITWRSYRKKYDGYFEKKDDR; encoded by the coding sequence ATGGAGAGAGCCGCCAGAGATCAGATATTTCACCAGGCCCGGTGGAACGAGCCTATCGTGTTTGAACTCAGCGAACCGGGACAGAGAGGAATTATCGTACCCGAGGTGGGGGCAGATATGGAGGCCTCTGTAGGTGATGGAGTGTCGTCCATTCCGTCGTCGGTTCGTCGGGACGATCTTCCAGATCTGCCCGAGCTTGGGCAGCTCCAGGTTCTCCGTCATTTCAACCATCTGGCACAAGAGAATTTGGGCGTAGATCTCAATATCGATATCGGTCAGGGAACATGTACGATGAAGTACAGCCCAAAGGTGAACGAATCCTTTGTCTCCTCTCCCAAGATGGCCGATATTCATCCTCTTCAGGATGAGACCACGGTCCAGGGAGCGCTGGAAATCATGTACCGTCTTGGCGAATTTTTTAAGGAGATATCGGGCCTTGATTACTTTAGTCTTCAACCCGGAGGCGGCTCCCATGGGGCGTTGGCTATGGCGTCCATGGTACGCGCTTATTTCAAGGATCAGGGGCAAGAGGATGTCCGTGATCAGGTGATCACCACTTTCTTCTCTCATCCGGCCGACGCAGCCGTACCTATCGTGAAGGGGTATTCGGTGACGGTTGTTCCTCCTGACGAATACGGTCTGCCTGATCTTGAGGCCTTTAAGGCGGCTTTGTCCGAACGAACTGCGGCCATCTTCTTCACCAACCCTGAAGACACGGGTATTTTTAACAGTAGAATCACGGAATTCACCAGGTTGGCGAAGGAGGTCGGTGCCCTTCGATGCTACGATCAGGCCAATGCCAACGGACTTTTGGGTATCACCCGAGCCAGAGAGGCTGATTTCGATATCTCCTTTTTTAACCTACATAAAACCTTCTCATCGCCCCACGGATGTGGCGGGCCAGCTACCGGTCTTGTCGCTGCGAGAGAGTTTCTCCGGGAGTATCTCCCCGCCCCTGTCGTGATCCGACGAATGGACGGGGAATATGGGCTGGATTGGGATCTTCCCAGGAGTTGTGGAAAGGTCAAGTCCTTTTATGGTACGCTGCCGGCTATCGTCCGGGCCTACGCCTGGATTATGAGCCTGGGAGCTGACGGCCTGAGGGAGGTCTCCCGTGTCGCCGTTTTGAACAATAACTATGTTATGAAGAGATTACTGGCCATACGGGGCTGCTCCATGTCATTCCCAGATCACGCTCCCAGAGTCGAGCAGGTTCGCTATAGTTGGGAGAAGCTCAAGGAGGAGACGGGGTTTGGAACCGGAGATGTCCAACGTCGGACCGCCGATTTCGGGACACACTACTGGTCCAGTCACGAGCCATGGGTCATCCCCGAGCCGTTCACCATCGAACCCAGCGAGTCCTACTCTAAGGCCGATCTCGACAGGTACTGCGATATTCTGACCCGTATAGCCAGCGAGTGTTATTCCGACCCTGAGGTTATACGACATGCGCCTCACAATAGCTCCATCCATCACGTGGATCACGACGTTCTGGACGATCCTGAGCGTTGGGCCATCACGTGGAGATCGTACAGGAAGAAATACGACGGATATTTTGAAAAAAAAGACGACCGTTGA
- a CDS encoding short-chain dehydrogenase yields the protein MLDLNQAFGMKGKVSVITGAASGIGLGIARFFASAGMSVAMLDINVDVGARMSDEIQGDTVFFECDVTDSSSCFDAVDTVIDRFGRIDVLVNCAGVARRDDVVGLSEEAWDLALNVTLKSVFLMSKAVVPCMRRQGEGRIVNIGSGWSLKGGPKAVSYCAAKGGVWNMTRAMAIDHGPENIRVNCVCPGDIDTPMLRSECEQLGGTYDQAYKDECAERPIRRLGLPEDVAKCVFFLCSDMAPWVTGSSLVVDGGGIA from the coding sequence ATGTTGGATTTGAACCAGGCATTTGGGATGAAGGGGAAGGTGTCCGTGATCACTGGAGCTGCGTCGGGGATTGGACTCGGGATTGCCCGGTTTTTTGCGAGTGCGGGAATGTCGGTCGCGATGCTCGATATCAACGTCGATGTCGGTGCTCGGATGAGCGACGAGATCCAGGGAGATACGGTCTTTTTTGAGTGCGACGTCACCGATTCCTCGTCGTGTTTCGACGCCGTGGATACCGTGATCGATCGGTTCGGCCGGATCGACGTCTTGGTCAACTGTGCCGGCGTCGCTCGTCGGGACGACGTGGTCGGTTTATCGGAAGAGGCCTGGGATCTGGCCTTGAACGTGACGCTTAAAAGCGTCTTTCTCATGTCCAAGGCAGTGGTGCCCTGTATGCGTCGCCAGGGAGAGGGGCGGATCGTCAACATTGGTTCAGGATGGAGTCTCAAAGGGGGCCCCAAGGCCGTGTCTTATTGCGCAGCCAAAGGCGGGGTGTGGAACATGACCCGGGCTATGGCCATCGACCACGGCCCCGAGAATATCAGGGTGAACTGCGTCTGTCCCGGCGATATCGACACGCCTATGCTCAGAAGCGAATGTGAGCAACTCGGTGGTACGTACGATCAGGCGTACAAGGATGAGTGCGCCGAGCGTCCCATTCGAAGGCTTGGACTGCCTGAGGATGTCGCTAAATGCGTGTTTTTCCTGTGTAGCGATATGGCCCCGTGGGTCACCGGCAGTAGCTTGGTGGTCGATGGCGGGGGAATCGCTTGA
- a CDS encoding aminomethyl-transferring glycine dehydrogenase, whose protein sequence is MSQEKIVYPYIPNSSPQVQEEMLREIGVSSVDDLLVDIPEDLRLQKKMDLPEPLLSEAELRRHMDGLLAKNTSVNEVISFLGAGCYNHQIPAVVDQIVSSHEFLTAYAGEPYEDHGRFQALFEYQSLMAELLDVEVCNVPTYDGAQASGTSLSMASRITGRNVALIAGAVNPDRLAVIRTYLDPGMSVKTLDYDRETGLVDMKILADSIDGSVAAVYLENPCYFGSMETQGQVISDLAHENGALMVVFTDPSSLGVMSPPSRYGADITCGDIQSLGIHMYYGTGGGFIATSDAPEIVSEYPSRLFSLAPTSHGEWGFGDVLWERTSFANRDHAKEFVGTHSALWGIGAAVYLSLMGPRGMADLGRGIVQRSLYAKKCLSRIPGISIDRFQSVSFKEFVVDLNATGLTVKWVNQKLLERGIFGGLDLSSSFPELGQSALYCVTEMVTGQDIERLADELEKIVADGGRSQ, encoded by the coding sequence ATGTCTCAGGAAAAAATCGTTTATCCATACATACCCAATTCCTCACCCCAGGTTCAGGAGGAGATGCTGCGAGAGATCGGGGTGTCGTCCGTGGATGATTTGCTGGTCGATATTCCAGAAGATCTTCGTCTGCAAAAGAAGATGGATCTCCCGGAGCCTCTTCTGTCTGAGGCCGAGCTGCGTCGTCATATGGACGGTCTTTTGGCGAAGAATACCTCTGTCAACGAGGTGATCTCATTTCTCGGAGCCGGGTGTTATAACCATCAGATCCCCGCTGTCGTGGATCAAATAGTCTCGTCCCACGAGTTTCTCACGGCTTATGCAGGAGAGCCCTACGAGGACCATGGCCGTTTTCAGGCCCTTTTCGAGTATCAGAGCCTCATGGCCGAGCTCCTGGATGTTGAGGTCTGCAACGTGCCGACCTACGACGGCGCTCAGGCTTCCGGCACTTCATTGTCCATGGCGTCTCGGATTACCGGCAGAAACGTGGCCCTGATCGCTGGTGCGGTGAACCCCGATCGTTTGGCGGTCATACGAACTTATCTGGATCCGGGTATGAGCGTGAAAACACTGGACTATGATCGGGAGACCGGACTGGTTGACATGAAAATCCTGGCAGACTCCATTGATGGATCTGTGGCGGCTGTCTACCTGGAAAACCCCTGCTATTTCGGCTCCATGGAGACTCAGGGGCAGGTCATCTCTGATTTAGCCCATGAGAATGGAGCGTTGATGGTTGTCTTCACCGATCCCAGCTCTCTTGGTGTTATGAGTCCTCCTTCCCGGTATGGTGCCGACATCACCTGTGGGGATATCCAGTCCCTGGGGATCCACATGTACTACGGGACGGGAGGCGGTTTCATCGCCACATCCGATGCTCCGGAGATCGTTTCGGAGTATCCCTCCAGGCTTTTCAGTTTGGCTCCCACAAGCCACGGAGAGTGGGGATTTGGGGATGTCCTCTGGGAGCGGACGTCCTTTGCCAATCGGGATCACGCCAAGGAATTCGTCGGGACCCATTCTGCCCTCTGGGGCATCGGTGCAGCGGTCTATCTCTCGCTCATGGGGCCCAGAGGTATGGCCGACCTCGGCCGTGGTATCGTTCAGCGATCTCTCTATGCCAAAAAATGTCTCTCCCGGATACCCGGCATATCGATAGATCGCTTCCAGTCCGTCTCCTTCAAGGAATTCGTCGTGGACCTGAACGCCACAGGACTCACAGTGAAATGGGTGAATCAAAAGCTTCTCGAAAGAGGTATATTCGGAGGTCTGGATCTGTCCTCCTCTTTCCCCGAATTGGGGCAATCGGCTCTGTATTGTGTGACCGAGATGGTCACGGGGCAAGACATAGAGAGGCTTGCTGACGAACTTGAAAAGATCGTAGCCGATGGAGGGAGGAGCCAATAA
- a CDS encoding haloacid dehalogenase yields MSILSPLQADCIIFDVDGVLIDTRDSFPNVIKTAIHRIWTSVLGRQAEESPFSIRHFETAKRYPSFNDDYDICWALTTMAVSRKDEDLDRCFPSPWQWEESILAMEASDLDMVPWFTKNFGDGVPYDETRSICQEIYFGSDKTQDLLGRTPISQDEPGLWLRESPLLKKHWNSFSLPVGIYTGRSREELALALEILQWEDLPQEQTICWDDGIRKPSPQGLQELCLHMDTTWPLFFGDTASDRKSLLALGKGDFVAIGRLIKNTEFRFPNIQDALRALGL; encoded by the coding sequence ATGTCCATTTTGTCACCGTTACAAGCAGACTGTATTATCTTCGATGTCGATGGCGTTCTTATCGATACAAGGGACTCCTTTCCAAACGTTATCAAAACCGCAATCCACAGGATCTGGACCTCCGTTCTGGGACGGCAGGCCGAGGAGTCGCCCTTCTCGATTCGTCATTTTGAGACAGCCAAGCGATACCCCTCGTTCAACGACGATTACGATATCTGCTGGGCCCTCACCACTATGGCAGTATCGAGAAAAGATGAGGACCTGGATCGATGTTTCCCCAGCCCATGGCAATGGGAAGAGAGCATCCTGGCCATGGAGGCTTCAGACCTGGACATGGTACCATGGTTCACCAAGAACTTCGGCGATGGCGTCCCCTACGACGAGACACGCTCCATCTGTCAGGAGATCTACTTTGGATCCGACAAAACGCAAGACCTCCTGGGCAGGACGCCCATCAGCCAGGACGAACCGGGATTATGGCTTCGGGAGTCGCCTCTTTTAAAAAAACACTGGAACTCTTTTTCCCTGCCAGTGGGAATCTACACCGGCCGCTCCAGGGAGGAGCTCGCCCTGGCCCTGGAGATCCTGCAATGGGAGGATCTCCCTCAGGAACAAACCATCTGCTGGGACGATGGTATCCGAAAACCCTCGCCTCAAGGGCTTCAGGAACTCTGCCTTCACATGGACACGACGTGGCCCCTGTTTTTCGGCGATACGGCCAGCGACAGGAAGAGCCTTCTGGCTTTAGGCAAAGGGGATTTCGTGGCAATCGGCCGACTCATAAAAAACACCGAATTTCGTTTTCCCAACATACAAGACGCTCTCAGAGCTCTGGGGCTCTGA
- a CDS encoding Fur family transcriptional regulator has product MPIQRRTRQRDAVFQVVSRLGHHPTAEEVFWEVRQKIPNVSLGTVYRNLDQLCEAGHILKIPGGDGPCRYEGNGQDHLHVRCPSCGELRDIWPKGDPVNRSVFSEDLSQADFYLEFISPCPKCCKASES; this is encoded by the coding sequence ATGCCCATACAAAGACGGACCCGACAGAGAGATGCTGTTTTTCAAGTCGTGTCTCGGCTGGGACATCATCCTACGGCCGAGGAGGTTTTTTGGGAGGTACGTCAGAAGATTCCAAACGTGAGCTTGGGGACGGTCTATCGTAATCTGGACCAACTCTGTGAGGCAGGGCATATCCTGAAAATACCTGGAGGCGACGGACCCTGTCGGTACGAGGGAAACGGGCAGGATCACCTTCACGTTCGTTGTCCTTCCTGTGGGGAGCTTCGAGATATCTGGCCCAAAGGTGACCCTGTCAATCGCTCGGTTTTCTCGGAGGATTTGTCTCAGGCTGATTTTTATCTCGAATTCATTTCTCCCTGTCCTAAGTGTTGCAAGGCTTCAGAGAGTTGA